From a region of the Primulina eburnea isolate SZY01 chromosome 7, ASM2296580v1, whole genome shotgun sequence genome:
- the LOC140835707 gene encoding uncharacterized protein — protein MASFNEIPMFSKEDYDDWKIRMQAPLAAQDDDMWYVITDGPMRILKVNTVARKHKSEWTAEDKKKENLDNVAKDILYKTLDKNMFVKIKTCTTAKEIWEKLTQLCEGNDQTKENKLTVAIQKFDNAKMKPGKTLAEFDEQFSSIIIELTSLGKEYSNREIALKVM, from the coding sequence ATGGCTTCTTTCAATGAAATTCCAATGTTCTCTAAAGAAGATTATGACGATTGGAAAATTCGCATGCAGGCACCTTTAGCAGCCCAAGATGACgatatgtggtatgtcatcactgacGGGCCAATGAGAATTCTGAAGGTGAATACAGTTGCAAGAAAACACAAATCAGAATGGACAGCTGAGGATAAAAAGAAGGAAAATTTGGATAACGTTGCGAAAGATATTCTCTATAAAACTCTGGACAAGAATATGTTTGTCAAGATCAAAACCTGCACTACTGCGAAGgaaatatgggaaaaacttACTCAACTATGCGAAGGCAATGATCAGACTAAGGAAAACAAGTTAACTGTGGCTATCCAGAAGTTTGACAACGCAAAGATGAAGCCAGGAAAAACTCTTGCAGAATTTGACGAACAGTTTAGCAGTATCATCATCGAACTCACCTCACTTGGGAAAGAATATTCCAACAGAGAAATTGCTTTAAAGGTTATGTGA